One Rhodothermus bifroesti DNA window includes the following coding sequences:
- a CDS encoding SDH family Clp fold serine proteinase, translated as MNDLFFLFLILASLTPALRQQILEARRAQVMRRLEQKRGSRVITLIHRQETVSFLGVGIHRFISIEDAEEVLRAIRLTAPDRPIDLIVHTPGGLVLAAEQIAWALAQHPAKVTVFVPHYAMSGGTLLALAADEIVMDPFAVLGPVDPQIGQYAAASIVAAVRRKGVGNVSDETLMLADVAEKALAQVTHSVQRLLERKMSAAEAARVAHLLTRGVWTHDHPLRVEDVRALGLPVSTHMPPEIYALMALYPQPTRLRPSVEYVPLPYRSDSPAGQVRQA; from the coding sequence ATGAATGATCTTTTTTTCCTGTTTCTTATTCTGGCAAGCCTAACACCTGCTTTGCGCCAGCAAATCCTAGAGGCAAGGCGTGCGCAGGTGATGCGTCGTTTGGAGCAAAAGCGGGGCTCGCGGGTCATTACGCTAATCCATCGGCAGGAGACGGTATCGTTTTTAGGTGTGGGAATTCATCGCTTTATTTCGATTGAGGATGCTGAGGAAGTGCTTCGTGCGATTCGCCTTACGGCTCCTGATCGTCCTATTGACTTGATTGTCCATACTCCGGGTGGGCTAGTGCTGGCAGCGGAGCAGATTGCTTGGGCATTGGCCCAACATCCGGCCAAAGTAACCGTTTTTGTGCCCCATTATGCCATGAGTGGGGGGACGTTGTTGGCCTTAGCTGCCGATGAAATTGTGATGGATCCGTTTGCTGTGCTGGGGCCGGTTGATCCGCAGATTGGTCAGTATGCCGCGGCTTCAATTGTGGCTGCTGTACGCCGCAAAGGGGTTGGAAATGTAAGCGATGAGACGTTGATGTTGGCTGACGTTGCCGAGAAGGCCTTGGCGCAGGTTACCCACAGTGTGCAGCGGTTGCTTGAGCGAAAAATGTCGGCTGCAGAGGCTGCCCGAGTGGCGCACTTACTGACGCGTGGCGTGTGGACGCACGATCATCCGCTGCGGGTGGAGGATGTTCGTGCTCTTGGATTGCCCGTTTCAACCCATATGCCTCCTGAAATCTACGCGCTCATGGCGCTCTATCCGCAACCGACGCGGCTGCGGCCTTCTGTTGAATATGTTCCCCTACCGTATCGTTCCGATAGTCCCGCTGGCCAAGTACGACAAGCATGA